Proteins found in one Allorhizobium pseudoryzae genomic segment:
- a CDS encoding ammonium transporter codes for MSFSKFSSMIGRLGAASAAVMAPAIAFAQDAAPAAAAAPVPDKGDTAFMFLCTILVLFMLMPGLALFYGGLVRAKNMLSVLMQCTLVGASIMLVWVIYGYSFAFGGSENAFFGGTAKMFLAGVTKDSTAATFSAGIVIPEYIFMLFQMTFAAITPALIVGAFAERIKFSAAILFCLLWVTFVYFPIAHMVWDAKGLLFGWGALDFAGGTVVHINAGVAGLIGAYMVGKRTGYGKDMMAPHSMTLTLVGAAMLWVGWFGFNAGSNLEASGGAMLATVNTFIATAAAVVSWSVVETFTRGKASMLGAASGMIAGLVAITPAAGIAGPMGAIIMGLLVSPLCYFFVSVVKNKFGYDDTADVFGVHGVGGLFGAIATGVFASASLGGIGYAEGVTMGGQVMTQIYAVLVTLLWCGIGSFILYKVVDIIVGLRVPVEAEREGLDLASHGEAAYHS; via the coding sequence ATGTCGTTTTCCAAGTTCTCGTCCATGATCGGACGCCTGGGTGCCGCTTCGGCAGCCGTGATGGCCCCGGCCATCGCCTTCGCCCAGGACGCTGCGCCCGCTGCGGCCGCCGCGCCTGTGCCGGACAAGGGCGATACCGCCTTCATGTTCCTTTGCACCATTCTTGTCCTGTTCATGCTGATGCCGGGTCTCGCCCTCTTCTACGGCGGTCTGGTTCGCGCCAAGAACATGCTGTCGGTCCTGATGCAGTGCACGCTCGTCGGCGCCAGCATCATGCTCGTCTGGGTCATCTACGGCTATTCCTTCGCCTTCGGCGGGTCTGAAAACGCCTTCTTCGGCGGCACCGCCAAGATGTTCCTCGCCGGCGTCACGAAGGACAGCACGGCTGCGACCTTCAGCGCGGGCATCGTCATTCCGGAATACATCTTCATGCTGTTCCAGATGACGTTTGCGGCCATCACGCCGGCTCTCATCGTCGGTGCCTTCGCAGAGCGCATCAAGTTCTCCGCCGCCATCCTCTTCTGCCTGCTGTGGGTCACCTTCGTCTACTTCCCGATCGCGCACATGGTCTGGGATGCCAAGGGCCTTCTCTTCGGCTGGGGCGCGCTGGACTTCGCCGGTGGTACCGTCGTTCACATCAATGCCGGTGTGGCTGGTCTCATCGGTGCCTACATGGTCGGCAAGCGTACCGGCTACGGCAAGGACATGATGGCGCCGCACTCCATGACGCTGACGCTCGTCGGTGCTGCCATGCTGTGGGTCGGCTGGTTCGGTTTCAACGCCGGCTCCAACCTGGAAGCCTCCGGCGGCGCGATGCTCGCCACCGTCAACACCTTCATTGCAACGGCCGCTGCCGTCGTCTCCTGGTCGGTTGTCGAAACCTTTACCCGCGGCAAAGCCTCCATGCTGGGCGCTGCCTCGGGCATGATCGCCGGTCTCGTCGCCATCACGCCGGCTGCCGGTATTGCCGGCCCGATGGGTGCAATCATCATGGGTCTGCTGGTTTCGCCGCTCTGCTACTTCTTCGTCTCCGTGGTGAAGAACAAGTTCGGCTACGACGATACCGCTGACGTGTTCGGCGTCCACGGTGTTGGCGGCCTCTTCGGCGCCATCGCCACCGGCGTCTTCGCCTCTGCTTCGCTCGGCGGCATCGGTTATGCCGAAGGCGTGACGATGGGCGGCCAGGTGATGACCCAGATCTATGCCGTGCTCGTGACGCTGCTGTGGTGCGGTATCGGTTCCTTCATCCTCTACAAGGTGGTCGATATCATCGTTGGCCTGCGCGTTCCGGTCGAAGCCGAGCGCGAAGGTCTCGACCTCGCCTCGCACGGCGAAGCGGCCTACCACTCCTGA
- a CDS encoding P-II family nitrogen regulator encodes MGNHMKIVMAIIKPFKLDEVREALTAVGIQGLTVTEVKGYGRQKGHTEIYRGTEYAVSFLPKLKIEIAVASDMVEKAVDAIASAAKTGQIGDGKIFVYSIEQAVRIRTGETNTEAL; translated from the coding sequence ATGGGAAACCACATGAAAATCGTGATGGCCATTATCAAGCCATTCAAGCTGGATGAGGTGCGTGAAGCCCTCACGGCTGTCGGCATCCAGGGCCTGACCGTGACCGAAGTGAAAGGTTACGGGCGCCAGAAGGGACATACCGAAATCTATCGTGGCACGGAATATGCTGTCAGCTTCCTGCCCAAACTGAAGATCGAAATCGCTGTCGCTTCGGACATGGTGGAAAAGGCCGTGGACGCCATCGCATCGGCTGCCAAGACCGGCCAGATCGGCGACGGCAAGATCTTTGTCTATTCGATCGAGCAGGCCGTGCGCATTCGTACCGGCGAAACCAATACCGAAGCGCTCTAA
- the tesB gene encoding acyl-CoA thioesterase II, whose translation MPQAERPSSPMEQLIETLDLERLEENLFRGGSPQVGWQRVFGGQVIAQALMAAQRTATLDRFVHSLHAYFLLPGDPKVPIIYQVERLRDGSSFTTRRVTAIQHGKAIFAMSASFQLEEPGFDHQTAIPEIKQPAELMSEQQFQEMFLAHAPEMVKRYWGQKRPVEIRPVNLVHYVSKEKLKPEQQIWVRTTGTVPDDRHYQAAVLAYLSDMTLLDTSLYPHGTTIFDPAIQAASIDHAMWFHRPCALDDWLLYSQDSPSASGARGMTRGSLYTRSGTLVASVAQEGLIRKRADA comes from the coding sequence ATGCCGCAGGCCGAAAGACCGTCATCGCCCATGGAGCAATTGATCGAGACGCTCGACCTGGAGCGGCTGGAGGAGAACCTCTTTCGAGGGGGCAGTCCGCAGGTGGGCTGGCAGCGCGTGTTTGGCGGACAGGTGATTGCCCAGGCACTGATGGCGGCGCAGCGCACGGCAACGCTGGACCGGTTCGTGCATTCGCTGCACGCCTATTTCCTGCTGCCGGGAGACCCGAAGGTGCCGATCATCTATCAGGTGGAGCGATTGCGCGACGGCTCGAGCTTCACCACGCGTCGGGTGACGGCGATCCAGCATGGCAAGGCCATCTTCGCCATGTCCGCTTCGTTCCAGCTGGAAGAGCCGGGTTTCGACCACCAGACGGCGATCCCCGAGATCAAGCAGCCCGCGGAACTGATGTCGGAGCAGCAATTCCAGGAGATGTTCCTGGCCCATGCGCCGGAGATGGTGAAGCGCTACTGGGGGCAGAAACGACCGGTGGAGATCCGGCCCGTCAATCTCGTCCACTATGTGTCAAAAGAGAAGCTCAAGCCCGAGCAGCAGATCTGGGTGCGCACCACCGGCACCGTGCCGGACGACCGGCACTATCAGGCGGCGGTGCTTGCCTATCTGTCCGACATGACGCTGCTCGATACCTCGCTCTACCCGCATGGAACGACGATCTTCGATCCTGCGATCCAGGCCGCCAGCATTGACCACGCCATGTGGTTCCATCGGCCCTGCGCGCTGGATGACTGGCTTCTCTACAGCCAGGATAGCCCGAGCGCGTCCGGCGCCCGTGGCATGACCCGCGGCTCCCTCTATACCCGTTCCGGCACCCTCGTGGCCTCCGTGGCGCAGGAGGGTTTGATTCGCAAACGTGCAGATGCTTGA
- a CDS encoding ubiquinone biosynthesis hydroxylase, whose translation MLDMVIVGGGYVGLSVAVATKQAAPHLAIEVIEAAPEHVWEKDERASAIIAAATRMLEVMGLWDQILEDSQPINRMIVTDSRTSDPVRPVFLTFDGEVEEGRPFAHMVPNVSMVRALRGACERLGIRIRHGVSATGFASGSTGATLSLSNGETLESRLVVACDGVRSKLRDMAGIKTVRWDYGQSGIVTTVEHERPHEGCAEEHFLPSGPFAILPLKGNRSSLVWTERTDDANRLVASDDLIFEEELQRRFGHKLGALTVVGYRKAFPLGLTLSRAFVAPRLALAGDAAHGVHPISGQGLNLGFKDVAALAETVVEADRLGLDIGALNILERYQAWRRFDTFRMGVTTDVLNRLFSNDITPIRIARDFGLGMVERLPKLKSYFIGEAAGTKAKDAPRLLQGQSI comes from the coding sequence ATGCTGGATATGGTGATCGTGGGCGGCGGCTATGTCGGCCTCTCCGTGGCCGTGGCAACCAAGCAGGCGGCACCGCACCTGGCGATCGAGGTGATCGAGGCAGCGCCCGAGCACGTCTGGGAAAAGGACGAACGGGCTTCCGCCATCATTGCGGCCGCAACCCGCATGCTGGAAGTGATGGGGCTGTGGGACCAGATCCTTGAGGATTCCCAGCCGATCAACCGGATGATCGTCACGGATTCGCGCACGTCGGACCCGGTTCGCCCGGTCTTCCTGACCTTTGACGGTGAGGTGGAGGAAGGCCGCCCCTTCGCCCACATGGTTCCGAACGTCTCGATGGTCAGGGCGCTGCGCGGCGCCTGCGAACGTCTCGGTATCCGGATCCGCCACGGCGTCTCCGCCACCGGTTTTGCGAGCGGCTCCACCGGCGCAACCCTCAGCCTCTCCAACGGCGAGACGCTGGAAAGCCGTCTCGTGGTGGCCTGCGACGGCGTTCGTTCCAAGCTGCGCGACATGGCCGGCATCAAGACGGTCCGTTGGGATTATGGCCAGTCCGGCATCGTCACCACGGTCGAACACGAGCGGCCGCATGAAGGCTGTGCAGAAGAACATTTCCTGCCCTCCGGGCCGTTCGCCATCCTGCCGCTCAAGGGCAACCGCTCCTCGCTGGTCTGGACCGAACGCACCGACGACGCCAACCGGCTCGTCGCCTCCGACGACCTGATCTTCGAAGAAGAACTGCAGCGCCGATTCGGCCACAAGCTGGGTGCGCTGACCGTCGTCGGATATCGCAAGGCCTTTCCGCTCGGCCTCACCCTGTCGCGCGCATTTGTGGCACCGCGGCTGGCGCTCGCCGGCGATGCAGCCCATGGCGTGCACCCGATTTCCGGCCAGGGTCTCAATCTCGGCTTCAAGGATGTCGCAGCGCTCGCCGAAACCGTGGTGGAAGCCGATCGCCTCGGCCTCGATATCGGCGCGCTCAACATCCTGGAACGCTACCAGGCCTGGCGCCGCTTCGATACCTTCCGCATGGGGGTGACGACGGACGTACTGAACCGGCTATTTTCCAACGACATCACGCCGATCCGCATCGCCCGCGATTTCGGCCTTGGCATGGTGGAGCGGCTGCCGAAGCTCAAATCCTATTTCATCGGCGAAGCGGCCGGCACCAAGGCGAAGGATGCACCGCGCCTGCTGCAGGGCCAGTCGATCTGA
- a CDS encoding Trm112 family protein, producing MDEKLAKVDPKLLELLVCPIGKGRLVFSRETNELISESARLAYPIRDGIPIMLESEARRIED from the coding sequence ATGGACGAGAAGCTCGCCAAGGTCGATCCGAAGCTGCTGGAACTGCTGGTCTGCCCGATCGGCAAGGGACGGCTTGTCTTCAGCCGCGAGACCAACGAGCTCATTTCGGAGAGCGCACGGCTCGCCTATCCTATCCGCGACGGCATTCCGATCATGCTGGAATCGGAGGCCCGCCGGATCGAGGATTGA
- a CDS encoding LON peptidase substrate-binding domain-containing protein encodes MQVGNARYLKREDLPESLPVFPLTGALLLPGGQLPLNIFEPRYLAMFDAALAGSRLIGMVQPALNETGGNARPQLSAVGCIGRITSFAETGDGRYIVSLTGVCRFRVMEEVGEGHPYRTVRFMPFLTDLSGDEDEGAVDRHELLRVFRAYLDANKLEADWEAVERAGNRTLVNSLSMMSPFGPAEKQALLEAPDLKTRAETLIAITEIVLARGFGDSDTILQ; translated from the coding sequence ATGCAAGTCGGCAATGCACGTTATCTGAAGCGTGAAGACCTGCCCGAAAGCCTTCCCGTGTTTCCGCTGACCGGTGCGCTGCTGCTGCCGGGCGGGCAACTGCCGCTCAACATATTCGAGCCTCGTTATCTCGCCATGTTCGATGCCGCGCTCGCCGGTTCCCGGCTGATCGGCATGGTGCAGCCGGCCCTGAACGAGACGGGCGGCAATGCCCGTCCCCAACTGAGCGCGGTCGGCTGCATTGGCCGCATCACGTCGTTTGCGGAAACCGGCGACGGCCGCTACATCGTCTCGCTCACCGGTGTCTGCCGGTTCCGGGTGATGGAAGAGGTGGGCGAGGGGCATCCCTACCGGACGGTTCGCTTCATGCCGTTTCTGACAGATCTCTCCGGCGATGAAGACGAGGGGGCCGTTGACCGCCACGAATTGCTGCGTGTCTTCCGCGCCTATCTCGATGCCAACAAGCTGGAGGCTGACTGGGAAGCGGTGGAGCGGGCGGGAAACCGCACACTCGTCAATTCTCTTTCGATGATGTCGCCGTTCGGACCGGCGGAAAAGCAGGCACTGCTGGAAGCCCCGGACCTGAAAACCCGGGCGGAAACGCTTATCGCCATTACCGAAATCGTGCTGGCGCGCGGCTTTGGCGATTCCGACACGATCCTGCAGTAG
- the trxA gene encoding thioredoxin produces MSGTNNPYGGGYGGQMSGTMSYGAGSAAAAPAAGLIKDTTTAGFTKDVLEESRRQPVLVDFWAPWCGPCKQLAPALEKVVNESQGRVKLVKLNIDDHPAIPGQLGIQSIPAVIAFVNGRPMDGFMGAVPESQIRQFIDKIAGPAGADQAAEIEAAIEEAQGLLAAGDTDGAAQLFAAILQADPENAKAAAGMMDCLITLGETARAKQMLESLPEEMAGQAAIQAIALKLQQIEEVRKFGDPVALEHELALNPDHHDARMKLAKILNVQGKRDEAAEHLLLVMKKDRTFDDDGARRQLLEFFETWGPKDPATISARRRLSSILFS; encoded by the coding sequence ATGAGCGGTACGAACAATCCCTATGGCGGCGGTTACGGCGGCCAGATGAGCGGAACGATGAGCTATGGAGCCGGGTCTGCGGCGGCGGCTCCCGCAGCCGGGCTGATCAAGGATACGACGACGGCGGGTTTCACCAAGGACGTGCTGGAGGAATCGCGCCGTCAGCCGGTTCTCGTCGATTTCTGGGCGCCCTGGTGCGGGCCGTGCAAGCAGTTGGCGCCGGCGCTGGAAAAGGTCGTCAACGAGTCTCAGGGCCGCGTCAAGCTCGTCAAGCTCAACATCGATGATCACCCGGCCATTCCTGGCCAGCTCGGCATCCAGTCCATTCCGGCGGTGATCGCCTTCGTCAATGGCCGTCCGATGGACGGGTTCATGGGCGCGGTGCCGGAAAGCCAGATCCGCCAGTTCATCGACAAGATCGCCGGTCCGGCCGGCGCCGATCAGGCTGCGGAAATCGAGGCGGCGATCGAAGAGGCTCAGGGGCTACTCGCTGCCGGCGATACGGATGGCGCAGCACAGCTGTTTGCGGCGATCCTGCAGGCGGATCCGGAAAATGCCAAGGCCGCTGCCGGCATGATGGACTGCCTGATCACGCTTGGCGAAACGGCGCGTGCCAAGCAGATGCTCGAGTCTCTCCCGGAAGAGATGGCCGGCCAGGCGGCGATCCAGGCGATCGCGCTGAAGCTGCAGCAGATCGAGGAAGTCCGCAAGTTCGGTGACCCGGTTGCGCTCGAGCACGAACTGGCGCTCAACCCGGATCATCACGACGCGCGGATGAAGCTTGCGAAGATCCTGAACGTTCAGGGCAAGCGCGATGAAGCCGCCGAACATCTGCTACTGGTGATGAAAAAGGACCGGACCTTCGATGACGATGGCGCGCGGCGCCAACTGCTGGAGTTCTTCGAGACCTGGGGTCCGAAGGATCCGGCGACGATCTCGGCGCGCCGCCGGTTGTCGTCCATCCTGTTCTCGTAA
- a CDS encoding prolyl-tRNA synthetase associated domain-containing protein — protein MTDSPSIPSSSQPKTAEDLYRFLDDLGIAHTTKHHPPVFTVSESESLRDEIPGGHTKNLFVKDKKDQFFVLTVEERAVVDLKTVHKLIGASSRVSFANPEKMLDYLGVIPGSVTVFGAINDTQGKVTFVLDEELMRHEIINGHPLSNDATTSIGRDDLIRFLKATGHDPLVLKVTD, from the coding sequence ATGACAGACTCCCCTTCGATACCCTCCTCATCGCAACCAAAGACTGCGGAAGACCTCTACCGTTTCCTTGATGATCTCGGCATTGCGCATACGACGAAGCACCACCCGCCGGTCTTCACCGTGTCGGAATCGGAAAGCCTGCGTGACGAAATTCCCGGCGGGCATACGAAGAACCTTTTCGTGAAGGACAAGAAGGACCAGTTCTTCGTGCTGACGGTGGAGGAACGGGCGGTGGTGGACCTGAAGACGGTGCACAAGCTGATCGGCGCCTCCAGCCGCGTGTCCTTCGCCAACCCCGAGAAGATGCTGGACTATCTGGGGGTTATTCCCGGCTCCGTCACGGTGTTTGGTGCGATCAATGATACGCAGGGCAAGGTCACCTTCGTGCTGGACGAGGAGCTGATGCGCCACGAGATCATCAATGGCCATCCGCTTTCGAACGATGCCACGACATCGATCGGGCGGGACGATCTCATCCGTTTTCTGAAGGCGACAGGCCATGATCCGCTTGTCTTGAAAGTCACGGACTGA
- a CDS encoding citrate synthase/methylcitrate synthase, which yields MTKTATAAVLTATPSAPGLDDVIAAETRLSHVDGQAGELIIAGHRLADLAASSFEEVLALLWRDFLPEPMDAAAIRIALGKARQKTFDLMQPLLPGLRGLSPVEALRLLLSALPDDARAPHAVLAVAAVPVFTAAITRHAKGLAPVPPDASRGHSEDFLRMLRNEQSAPDKVRALDTYLVTVSDHGLNASTFTARVIASTKAGMFSSVVGGLCALKGPLHGGAPGPVLDMLDAIGSERNILPWLEDSLARGERLMGFGHRIYRVRDPRADVLKGAVAALQDGSGRIAFAARVEAEALRLLKEKKPLRPLETNVEFYTALVLEAVGFPRDSFTNVFAAGRMAGWTGHVLEQEQTGRLIRPQSRYIGVMPD from the coding sequence ATGACAAAAACCGCAACCGCCGCCGTGCTGACTGCCACGCCCAGCGCACCGGGTCTTGATGACGTGATTGCCGCGGAAACGCGCCTCAGCCATGTCGATGGACAGGCCGGCGAACTGATCATTGCCGGCCATCGCCTGGCGGATCTTGCCGCCTCGTCCTTCGAAGAGGTGCTGGCGCTTCTGTGGCGGGATTTTTTGCCCGAACCCATGGATGCGGCAGCCATCCGCATCGCGCTTGGCAAGGCGCGACAAAAGACGTTTGACCTGATGCAGCCGCTCTTGCCGGGCCTGCGCGGCTTAAGCCCCGTCGAGGCCCTGCGGCTGCTGCTCTCGGCCCTGCCGGATGATGCCCGTGCACCGCATGCGGTTCTCGCCGTCGCGGCCGTTCCGGTCTTCACCGCGGCTATCACCCGCCACGCGAAGGGCTTGGCGCCCGTGCCGCCCGACGCCTCCCGCGGGCATTCGGAGGATTTTCTTCGCATGCTGCGCAACGAACAGTCGGCGCCCGACAAGGTGCGGGCGCTCGATACCTATCTGGTGACAGTGTCCGACCACGGGCTCAACGCCTCCACCTTCACCGCGCGGGTGATCGCGTCCACCAAGGCGGGCATGTTTTCTTCCGTCGTCGGCGGGTTGTGTGCGTTGAAGGGACCGCTGCATGGCGGTGCGCCGGGTCCCGTGCTCGACATGCTGGATGCGATCGGCAGCGAAAGGAACATTCTGCCGTGGCTTGAGGATTCGCTGGCGCGGGGAGAGCGGCTGATGGGTTTCGGCCACCGCATCTACCGGGTGCGGGACCCGCGCGCCGATGTCTTGAAGGGAGCCGTCGCCGCCCTTCAAGATGGCTCTGGCCGGATTGCCTTTGCCGCCAGGGTGGAGGCTGAAGCGCTGCGATTGCTCAAGGAAAAGAAGCCGCTGCGGCCCCTCGAAACCAATGTGGAGTTCTACACAGCCCTGGTGCTGGAGGCGGTGGGTTTTCCCCGCGACAGTTTCACCAATGTCTTTGCCGCCGGCCGCATGGCGGGCTGGACCGGGCATGTGCTGGAACAGGAGCAGACAGGCCGGCTCATCCGCCCGCAGTCCCGCTATATCGGAGTGATGCCGGACTGA
- a CDS encoding citrate synthase family protein, whose product MTMRQHDKFLDAADAATALGISRATLYAYVSRGLIQATGAGDDPRRRLYSAHDIEQLKKRKSVGRRPKDAAASALDWGLPVMTSAITLIENGRLIYRGQDALQLAEGATLEEVARLLWDCGSTDSFADAKAKPDAWNDALLDATMPLPLTERCQALLPFVAAGRLTAWKRDNRRLWAGGAALTRAMAAACLGVQPDVQPIHAFLAKHWSLDTQGADLVRRALVLQADHELNASAFALRVAASTGASLGACLNAGLSALSGPRHGGMTSLVELLFDELEEVGDAAEVVERRLRRGDGIPGFDHPLYPDGDPRAEGILPHLPPDALRADLLSVLEETAGQRPTCDVALVALRRSLNLPRGSALALFAIARTVGWIAHALEQKDDERLIRPRARYVGPMPL is encoded by the coding sequence ATGACCATGCGCCAGCACGACAAGTTTCTCGATGCGGCAGACGCCGCCACCGCCCTCGGCATCAGCCGCGCCACGCTTTACGCCTATGTCAGCCGCGGCCTGATCCAGGCGACCGGAGCCGGCGACGACCCGCGGCGCAGGCTCTACAGCGCCCACGACATCGAACAGTTGAAGAAGCGCAAGAGCGTCGGTCGCCGCCCGAAGGACGCCGCTGCCAGCGCGCTGGACTGGGGATTGCCGGTCATGACATCGGCCATCACCCTCATCGAAAACGGCAGGCTGATCTATCGCGGTCAGGATGCCCTGCAACTCGCCGAGGGCGCCACGCTGGAAGAGGTCGCGCGTCTGCTCTGGGACTGCGGATCGACAGACTCTTTTGCCGACGCAAAGGCCAAGCCGGATGCCTGGAATGACGCCCTTCTCGACGCCACCATGCCCCTGCCGCTGACCGAGCGGTGCCAGGCGCTGCTGCCGTTCGTCGCCGCCGGACGTTTGACGGCGTGGAAACGCGACAATCGCCGCCTCTGGGCCGGCGGTGCCGCCCTGACGCGCGCCATGGCGGCCGCCTGTCTGGGCGTGCAGCCGGATGTGCAACCGATCCATGCCTTTCTGGCAAAACACTGGTCGCTCGATACGCAGGGCGCGGATCTCGTCCGCCGCGCGCTGGTGCTGCAGGCGGATCACGAACTGAACGCCTCGGCTTTTGCCCTCAGGGTCGCCGCCTCCACCGGTGCCTCGCTCGGCGCCTGCCTGAATGCCGGGCTATCGGCGCTGAGCGGCCCGCGCCATGGCGGCATGACAAGTCTCGTCGAACTGCTGTTCGATGAACTGGAGGAGGTGGGCGATGCCGCCGAGGTGGTCGAGAGGCGCTTGAGGCGCGGCGATGGCATTCCGGGCTTCGACCACCCTCTCTACCCGGACGGCGATCCGCGGGCGGAGGGCATCCTCCCGCATCTCCCGCCGGATGCGCTTCGCGCCGATCTTCTCTCCGTTCTCGAAGAGACCGCCGGCCAGCGACCGACCTGTGACGTGGCGCTGGTGGCGCTGAGACGCAGCCTCAACCTTCCGCGCGGATCGGCACTGGCGCTCTTTGCCATCGCCCGTACCGTCGGCTGGATCGCCCATGCCCTGGAACAGAAGGATGACGAGCGGCTGATCCGCCCCCGCGCCCGTTACGTCGGCCCGATGCCGCTCTGA
- a CDS encoding sigma-70 family RNA polymerase sigma factor: MSDKKHPFDVLNQLAALRRYARSLVRNPDDAEDLVHDALVKAYERKGTFRTGANLRNWLLSIVHNTHIDRLRSRRSSEARNQAAAELGETVHRADPDQSIRLKQLREAFFALPDEQRDALHLVAIEGLSYQQAADALSIPVGTLMSRVSRARARLREFEENGRRLPAGNGHLKIIEGGRDDTR, translated from the coding sequence ATGAGCGACAAGAAGCATCCTTTTGATGTTCTGAACCAGCTGGCGGCCTTGCGGCGCTATGCCCGTTCGCTCGTCCGCAACCCGGACGATGCGGAAGACCTGGTGCATGATGCACTGGTCAAGGCCTACGAGCGCAAGGGCACCTTCCGCACGGGCGCGAACCTGCGCAACTGGCTGCTCTCCATCGTACACAACACCCATATCGACCGGTTGCGCAGCCGGCGGTCGTCCGAGGCACGCAACCAGGCGGCCGCCGAGCTCGGCGAGACGGTGCATCGGGCTGACCCGGACCAATCGATCCGTCTGAAGCAGCTGCGCGAAGCCTTTTTCGCGTTGCCCGACGAGCAGCGCGATGCGCTGCATCTCGTCGCCATCGAAGGCCTGTCCTACCAGCAGGCCGCCGATGCGCTGTCCATCCCGGTCGGCACGCTGATGTCGCGTGTCTCCCGCGCCCGCGCGCGTCTGCGCGAATTCGAGGAAAACGGCCGCCGGCTGCCCGCCGGCAACGGCCATCTGAAAATCATTGAAGGGGGACGCGATGACACCCGTTGA
- a CDS encoding anti-sigma factor family protein, protein MTPVDPIQPADVEAYVDDQLDAGRRIEVEAYLSENPDIAARVMADLAIKGELRLALAEGHQRHGRPETREAARRLQAALSRGRIFRSFQRLAATIALIAVGWGLSHQLGPLTVSTVEASVPPPAFVEEALRAHGTSVLRHTMPSQQESSDFDPAEIRSATAIVMPGIPKEWQVSDVQVFPSAFGPSVEMAIVRDNDIRLSLFAVRPGSFAVLPVSLVRQEQVQASYWQIGDVAYALVSDTEDAVNLRAEAEQLARTLY, encoded by the coding sequence ATGACACCCGTTGACCCGATCCAGCCCGCGGATGTGGAAGCCTATGTGGACGACCAACTGGATGCTGGCCGCCGCATCGAGGTGGAAGCCTATCTCTCGGAAAATCCGGATATTGCTGCCCGCGTGATGGCGGATCTCGCGATCAAGGGCGAGCTGCGGCTGGCGCTTGCGGAAGGTCACCAGCGCCACGGCCGGCCGGAGACGCGCGAGGCGGCCCGCCGCCTGCAGGCGGCCCTCTCCAGGGGGCGGATCTTTCGCTCGTTTCAAAGGCTGGCCGCAACGATCGCGCTGATCGCCGTCGGCTGGGGGCTGAGCCACCAACTGGGGCCGCTCACCGTTTCCACGGTCGAAGCCTCCGTGCCGCCGCCCGCCTTCGTGGAAGAGGCGTTGCGCGCTCACGGCACCTCCGTCCTTCGACACACGATGCCCTCCCAGCAGGAATCGTCCGATTTCGATCCGGCGGAAATCCGCTCCGCCACGGCCATCGTGATGCCCGGCATCCCGAAGGAGTGGCAGGTCAGCGACGTGCAGGTCTTCCCCTCGGCCTTCGGGCCGAGCGTGGAGATGGCGATCGTGCGCGACAACGATATCCGCCTGTCCCTGTTTGCCGTTCGTCCGGGCAGCTTTGCCGTGCTGCCGGTCTCGCTCGTCAGGCAGGAACAGGTGCAGGCCTCCTACTGGCAGATCGGCGACGTGGCCTATGCGCTCGTCTCCGACACCGAGGATGCCGTGAACCTGAGGGCCGAGGCCGAGCAACTGGCCAGGACCCTGTACTGA
- a CDS encoding Bax inhibitor-1/YccA family protein encodes MNPRFGYNPAIQSQAAFDEGLRQHMLRIYNYMGLGLVITGLVAFFVASTPALYVPIFSTPLKWVVMLAPLAFVFFFSFKIQTMSASTAQMTFWAFCAVMGLSLASVFLVFTGASIARTFFITATMFGATSLYGYVTKRDLSKFGSFLIMGLIGVVIASIVNIFLGSSALQFAISIIGIVVFIGLTAWDTQNIKEQYAENFDQESQQKLAVFGALSLYLNFVNIFQLLLSLTGQREE; translated from the coding sequence ATGAACCCCCGCTTCGGATACAATCCGGCGATCCAGTCCCAGGCAGCCTTCGATGAGGGCCTGCGCCAGCACATGCTGCGCATCTACAACTACATGGGTCTCGGCCTCGTCATCACCGGCCTCGTCGCCTTCTTCGTCGCGTCGACCCCGGCGCTCTACGTGCCGATCTTCTCGACGCCTTTGAAGTGGGTGGTGATGCTGGCCCCGCTCGCCTTCGTCTTCTTCTTCTCGTTCAAGATCCAGACGATGTCGGCCTCCACCGCACAGATGACCTTCTGGGCCTTCTGCGCCGTGATGGGTCTGTCGCTTGCTTCGGTGTTCCTCGTCTTCACCGGCGCCAGCATCGCGCGCACCTTCTTCATCACCGCCACCATGTTCGGCGCCACCAGCCTCTACGGCTATGTCACCAAGCGTGACCTGTCGAAGTTCGGCTCCTTCCTGATCATGGGTCTGATCGGCGTGGTGATCGCCTCGATCGTCAACATCTTCCTCGGCTCCAGCGCCCTTCAGTTCGCGATCTCGATCATCGGTATCGTCGTCTTCATCGGCCTCACGGCCTGGGACACGCAGAACATCAAGGAACAGTATGCCGAGAACTTCGACCAGGAGAGCCAGCAGAAGCTCGCCGTCTTCGGTGCGCTGTCGCTCTACCTGAACTTCGTCAACATCTTCCAGCTTCTGCTGAGCCTGACCGGCCAGCGCGAAGAATAA